A window of Saccharomyces eubayanus strain FM1318 chromosome XII, whole genome shotgun sequence contains these coding sequences:
- the OSW2 gene encoding Osw2p: MLVSAISLQAFETNCELLSNFTSNNTTVLISTDFGCELEPVAMSYFGGKCKCVLSISCEVECRQLSLGSYALVNDDQCTITLGLTYCDENFETDPCILENTKAALLELKGSSRSNVNRFLLELNVTKWIKSQLILDSKQMALKMWEVIIPKISLNILSIIYEQFDYDKMLENKSTEIIFRDLVQELFGICFAQCSSKVTKFLQVTSQGEEEINFYKIVKYCESKKLQLINSTANEHPEYLSLPFEPYCFYHRFEYPAQILLHQPIILAKKYNVPCSNLNFLYGFYTRLLTLSGLSINGGRCEHALSMLDNRIGGGMNVAAGINSGQDFTDGDNKDEDKSKMTVDKNTKEGSYISLTQRFSMVSPVSGSDPALPADLKTLYLGAEYISNCDANLCSDEQPLKSPVRVDMGYKDQYLTDNVRHTFEEAYLANEDGFSCLGIDDRNTTKPIKPLEKLGIIAVPHFIKRFSTKRSSKDKSNAMKRPYTTSSLELQLRSDHFTFAKEYQDLHRQLNYEAKPKTQTELDSRRRNYAGLESQMWKIKHRFNIHRGALPRPQTNPYEILLDHIEVLNSGNTGDILRFTTSRYGGVDTYDSILKDQSKIMSVLGKRCAYSPPALLNDQDHDPDYDHGHAHDPDHPSHQH, encoded by the coding sequence ATGCTAGTCTCTGCAATTTCCCTTCAGGCTTTCGAGACAAATTGTGAACTACTGTCTAATTTTACAAGTAACAACACTACCGTACTCATTAGCACAGATTTTGGTTGTGAGTTAGAGCCCGTAGCTATGAGTTACTTTGGAGGTAAATGTAAGTGTGTTCTCTCCATTTCATGCGAGGTCGAGTGCAGACAGCTATCACTTGGCTCTTATGCATTGGTCAATGACGACCAATGTACTATTACTTTGGGGTTAACATACTGTGACGAGAACTTTGAAACAGACCCCTgtattttggaaaacacaAAGGCAGCTTTATTGGAACTAAAGGGATCCAGTCGTTCAAATGTTAATAGGTTTCTTTTGGAGTTAAATGTTACGAAATGGATAAAGTCTCAGTTGATTTTAGATTCAAAACAAATGGCCTTGAAAATGTGGGAAGTGATTATTCCAAAGATTTctttaaatattctttcCATTATTTACGAACAATTTGATTATGACAAAATGttagaaaacaaatcaacGGAGATTATTTTCAGAGACCTAGTTCAAGAACTATTTGGAATTTGCTTTGCACAATGTAGTAGTAAAGTGACTAAATTTTTACAAGTAACAAGCCAGGGGGAAGAGGaaataaatttttataaaattGTCAAATATTGTGAAAGTAAGAAATTGCAACTTATCAATTCTACTGCAAATGAACATCCTGAATATTTATCTTTGCCTTTTGAACCATATTGCTTTTATCACCGGTTCGAATATCCGGCTCAAATCCTTCTTCACCAGCCGATTATCCTGGCAAAGAAGTACAATGTTCCATGTTCAAATTTAAACTTCCTGTATGGATTCTACACGAGATTGCTGACACTAAGTGGACTATCAATAAACGGAGGCCGGTGTGAACATGCACTGTCAATGCTGGACAACAGAATTGGCGGTGGCATGAATGTTGCTGCGGGAATTAACAGTGGTCAAGATTTTACAGATGGAGATAATAAGGATGAGGATAAAAGCAAAATGACAGTGGACAAAAATACTAAGGAAGGTTCCTATATAAGTTTAACTCAACGATTTTCCATGGTAAGTCCGGTGAGTGGCAGTGATCCTGCTTTACCGGCAGACCTAAAAACACTATATTTGGGTGCAGAATACATTAGCAATTGCGACGCGAATTTGTGTAGTGACGAACAACCACTAAAGTCTCCTGTCAGGGTGGATATGGGTTATAAAGATCAGTATTTGACAGATAATGTAAGACATACATTCGAAGAGGCATACTTGGCAAATGAAGATGGCTTTTCCTGTCTTGGAATTGACGATAGAAACACTACGAAACCCATTAAACCCTTAGAAAAACTTGGAATAATTGCTGTGCCACATTTTATTAAGCGGTTTTCCACTAAAAGATCGAGTAAAGATAAATCAAATGCTATGAAGAGACCCTACACTACAAGCAGTTTAGAGCTGCAATTGAGGTCTGATCATTTCACGTTCGCTAAAGAATACCAAGATTTACATAGACAATTAAATTATGAAGCAAAACCGAAGACGCAGACAGAACTGGATTCGAGGCGTCGAAACTACGCTGGGCTGGAATCGCAAATGTGGAAAATTAAACACCGATTCAATATCCACAGGGGAGCACTACCACGCCCTCAAACTAACCCATATGAGATACTACTAGATCACATAGAAGTTTTGAACAGTGGCAACACTGGGGATATTTTGAGATTTACCACAAGTAGATACGGTGGTGTTGATACGTACGATTCTATCTTGAAAGATCAGTCTAAGATTATGAGCGTTTTAGGTAAGCGTTGTGCCTACTCACCTCCGGCTTTGCTCAATGATCAGGATCATGATCCAGATTACGATCACGGCCACGCTCACGATCCAGACCACCCGAGTCATCAACACTAA